A single window of Gossypium arboreum isolate Shixiya-1 chromosome 13, ASM2569848v2, whole genome shotgun sequence DNA harbors:
- the LOC108462919 gene encoding E3 ubiquitin-protein ligase RGLG4 isoform X1: MRKEEEDEMGNFLSKRKLKQMQIFEYLKKKTSMAAARGGESTAPINEPSRLQRKQSTKQKYGFIPDHFSTFDQVTQALREAGLESSNLILGIDFTKSNEWTGEVSFKNRSLHAIGDTPNPYEKAISIIGKTLAPFDEDNLIPCFGFGDATTHDTEVFSFHNDRSSCHGFEEVLACYRKIVPNLRLAGPTSYAPVIDVAVDIVENSGGQFHVLVIIADGQVTRSVNTSDRELSPQEESTINSIVNASLYPLSIVLVGVGDGPWDDMKKFDDKIPAREFDNFQFVNFTGIMSKNISPEEKETAFALAALMEIPLQYKAVTELGFLGQRTGKAKKVVPRPPPVSYRRPTPAPPERVPSNVSSSSPADDQTQATCPICLTNTKDLAFNCGHTTCRECGSKVSNCPICRQRITNRLRLFT, encoded by the exons ATGAG gaaagaagaagaagatgagatGGGTAATTTTCTTTCTAAACGGAAGCTGAAGCAGATGCAAATTtttgaatatttaaaaaaaaaaacatccaTGGCCGCCGCACGCGGAGGGGAAAGCACTGCTCCGATTAATGAACCTTCCAGGCTACAAAGAAAGCAATCTACAAAGCAGAAGTATGGGTTTATTCCTGATCATTTCTCAACCTTCGATCAG GTTACCCAGGCTTTAAGAGAAGCTGGTCTAGAGTCATCTAATCTCATACTCGGAATCGATTTCACGAAAAGCAATGAATGGACAG GCGAAGTATCATTCAAAAACCGGAGTCTACATGCAATTGGTGATACACCAAATCCATATGAGAAAGCCATCTCCATCATCGGAAAGACTCTGGCTCCATTTGATGAAGACAACTTGATACCTTGTTTCGGCTTTGGTGACG CTACCACGCATGATACGGAAGTGTTTAGCTTCCACAATGATCGTTCATCTTGCCATGGATTTGAAGAAGTCTTAGCTTGTTACAGAAAGATTGTTCCAAACTTGAGACTAGCTG GACCAACTTCTTACGCACCTGTAATCGATGTTGCTGTTGACATTGTGGAAAATAGTGGTGGTCAATTCCATGTCTTAGTTATCATTGCAGATGGCCAG GTCACACGAAGTGTTAATACAAGTGACCGAGAGCTCAGTCCACAAGAGGAAAGTACAATCAACTCAATTGTGAATGCAAG CTTATACCCCCTGTCCATTGTTCTGGTTGGTGTTGGTGACGGACCTTGGGAtgatatgaagaaatttgatgatAAGATTCCGGCACGCGAGTTTGACAACTTCCAG TTTGTTAACTTCACAGGGATTATGTCCAAAAATATAAGTCCAGAAGAGAAGGAAACTGCTTTTGCGCTTGCTGCTCTCATGGAAATCCCGTTACAGTACAAAGCAGTGACAGAACTTGGCTTTCTTGG ACAACGAACTGGAAAAGCCAAGAAAGTAGTTCCACGGCCTCCCCCAGTTTCCTACCGTAGACCTACACCTGCTCCACCTGAGCGTGTACCAAGCAATGTCTCATCATCATCACCTGCGGATGATCAGACCCAG GCTACATGCCCAATATGCCTTACGAATACAAAGGACTTGGCCTTTAATTGCGGGCATACG ACTTGCAGGGAATGTGGGTCAAAAGTGTCGAATTGTCCAATATGCCGCCAAAGGATTACTAATCGTCTTAGGCTGTTTACTTGA
- the LOC108462919 gene encoding E3 ubiquitin-protein ligase RGLG4 isoform X2, which produces MGNFLSKRKLKQMQIFEYLKKKTSMAAARGGESTAPINEPSRLQRKQSTKQKYGFIPDHFSTFDQVTQALREAGLESSNLILGIDFTKSNEWTGEVSFKNRSLHAIGDTPNPYEKAISIIGKTLAPFDEDNLIPCFGFGDATTHDTEVFSFHNDRSSCHGFEEVLACYRKIVPNLRLAGPTSYAPVIDVAVDIVENSGGQFHVLVIIADGQVTRSVNTSDRELSPQEESTINSIVNASLYPLSIVLVGVGDGPWDDMKKFDDKIPAREFDNFQFVNFTGIMSKNISPEEKETAFALAALMEIPLQYKAVTELGFLGQRTGKAKKVVPRPPPVSYRRPTPAPPERVPSNVSSSSPADDQTQATCPICLTNTKDLAFNCGHTTCRECGSKVSNCPICRQRITNRLRLFT; this is translated from the exons atGGGTAATTTTCTTTCTAAACGGAAGCTGAAGCAGATGCAAATTtttgaatatttaaaaaaaaaaacatccaTGGCCGCCGCACGCGGAGGGGAAAGCACTGCTCCGATTAATGAACCTTCCAGGCTACAAAGAAAGCAATCTACAAAGCAGAAGTATGGGTTTATTCCTGATCATTTCTCAACCTTCGATCAG GTTACCCAGGCTTTAAGAGAAGCTGGTCTAGAGTCATCTAATCTCATACTCGGAATCGATTTCACGAAAAGCAATGAATGGACAG GCGAAGTATCATTCAAAAACCGGAGTCTACATGCAATTGGTGATACACCAAATCCATATGAGAAAGCCATCTCCATCATCGGAAAGACTCTGGCTCCATTTGATGAAGACAACTTGATACCTTGTTTCGGCTTTGGTGACG CTACCACGCATGATACGGAAGTGTTTAGCTTCCACAATGATCGTTCATCTTGCCATGGATTTGAAGAAGTCTTAGCTTGTTACAGAAAGATTGTTCCAAACTTGAGACTAGCTG GACCAACTTCTTACGCACCTGTAATCGATGTTGCTGTTGACATTGTGGAAAATAGTGGTGGTCAATTCCATGTCTTAGTTATCATTGCAGATGGCCAG GTCACACGAAGTGTTAATACAAGTGACCGAGAGCTCAGTCCACAAGAGGAAAGTACAATCAACTCAATTGTGAATGCAAG CTTATACCCCCTGTCCATTGTTCTGGTTGGTGTTGGTGACGGACCTTGGGAtgatatgaagaaatttgatgatAAGATTCCGGCACGCGAGTTTGACAACTTCCAG TTTGTTAACTTCACAGGGATTATGTCCAAAAATATAAGTCCAGAAGAGAAGGAAACTGCTTTTGCGCTTGCTGCTCTCATGGAAATCCCGTTACAGTACAAAGCAGTGACAGAACTTGGCTTTCTTGG ACAACGAACTGGAAAAGCCAAGAAAGTAGTTCCACGGCCTCCCCCAGTTTCCTACCGTAGACCTACACCTGCTCCACCTGAGCGTGTACCAAGCAATGTCTCATCATCATCACCTGCGGATGATCAGACCCAG GCTACATGCCCAATATGCCTTACGAATACAAAGGACTTGGCCTTTAATTGCGGGCATACG ACTTGCAGGGAATGTGGGTCAAAAGTGTCGAATTGTCCAATATGCCGCCAAAGGATTACTAATCGTCTTAGGCTGTTTACTTGA